One Ctenopharyngodon idella isolate HZGC_01 chromosome 3, HZGC01, whole genome shotgun sequence genomic window, aataaataaagttattaaatgttaaaataacattaaaatgtaaaaatggagaaaaactgtaaaagaattaaaacaacaaataagaataaaatctaGAGAAAACTGTAATAAGTcaataaattagattaaaataaatgaataaaaatgttattacaataaaattagTAGTTATTAGTCTAataaattaatgattaatattGTAAAGGATGGGATGGGACAATGGAGTTGgagatttataatattacatattccAGTATATTAAATGGgcagatgcattttaaatttcagGATGGTGGTCCTTATTTCCTCATATTTCAGGATCCACTTCTGAAAGTGTGAAAAGCCTGATTTAGAGGATTcactgctgtattttaaagttgtGTGTCAGCGGACTAATGTTTGTGTGTCTCTAAATGATGGTCTACAGTGTAAATCCACAAACACATCTActgctttataaatatatgttgagctgctgctgtgtgtgtgaatcattaaacacacacacacacacacacacacagtaaaatcAGACTGAAACAACACAGAGACACACTATACACTGAAATCAAAGATCTTAccaatttatttctgtttcttctgttgaatgTGGGATCAGCGTAAGTGATCTCTTCAGCTTGAGTCTCTGTTTCAACAATAATGACAGaaacaaacactcagagagATGATGTTTGagaattatacacacacacatatacatacaggtAATACTTgccttctctgtgtgtgtttctgtgtttccTGCAGATGCAGAAGATCCCGACAGCAGCAACAATCAACAGAgatccagcagcagcagcagcagcagcagagatcAGCACTGTCAGAGAGACTGGAGGACCTGAAAGAGACAGTCATTAGCCCAGATCAATGTGTGCAGAAACACCAGATATCATCAGTGAAGTACCTGCagcacatgtgtgacagagttgagtgtTGTTGAGGTGTTGAGTCTGGtttctgatgggattgttcagcacacagctgtaggaaTCATCCACACACTCCAGATGGAGAAGAAGATCAGACCggctgctgagatcagacactcTGATGCTGGAGAATACACTGTTTCCTTTgaaccaggagagagtcacatgactcacattcacagctgaacacaccaatgaacatgatgatgatgatgatgaagatgaagagtTTAGTGAAGAGTTactgctgatgacaggaacaggcagacgagctgaaaacatgacagaataaatcAGATTCAGTAGAAATTACTGTGATCTTTTCCAGTTTATTGATATTAAAAAACTGAATTAATCAAGCAGATAAACAAATATACAATGTtgcttattaaaatatttaaatataataatggaTAAAATGATCAGCATCATCACAGAATTCTctatcattttatattattctcAGTAACATTATCTGGTGAATTTAGTCAACAGATGTAACAGGATAGTAATCCTCTCCTCACCATAGACAGTGAGATTGATCGTGTTGATCGTgtctctgctgctgctggagactgtataaagtccagagtctgtggttctgctgttgatgatggtcagagatccagtctgatccagtttcagtctgtctctgaatctcccagcAGCACTTCCATCATAAGACTTGCTCTTGTTGTTCTTTACACTAGCTATGAGAAAGTCACCAAACTTCCACTCGATCTCTTCATGTGTCTGTATTTGAGTGAGACTAGAGttcagagagactgattctcccTCAGTCACTGACTCTGacttcactgcatcagcaacaaacacacctgaacacaaacacacataataaCTCAAATTAATTCTTCACTCATTTCAATATACAGTCAATGAAAGGGACAGCAgcatcaacaaaaatatctgagtATATTAATCTTGTAACTGGAAAATATTAGAAGCAAAATGAATGATGGATTAATATGTTTGTAggcaaatgataaaataaactgAAGTGAGGCCATAAAAATACTCACCAGCCTGACACAAGCACAAActgatgaaaataaacattttctttagcAGTTTATGAAATAGTTTGACAACAGAACTGTGATAATAGTCGTATCCTGACACTCGTCTAAACATTGAATGTTTCTTAAAGCGAATGAATCTGCGGGTCTGTTGGAAAGTGGTTCAGTGAAACTAAACTCCTCCCTTCAGATACTGCCATGCCTTCTCAAAATGAGTTACAGAAAGGAGAGAATGGGAACTATTTCTAATAATATGATTGGAATGTGTGGGAGGAGCTACTGGACGAGTTTAACTGCAGTGTTCCTCTAAAAACCTTCATTACACACTGGCAGAACAATCGACATTTTCAAGAGTGCAGGACTTGATTATTATAACATTTCtgaaactgttaaaaaaatgtttgatacaTTCATTTTCTTCTGGTTGTTCTCCTGGAGTCTGACTGGTAAGTATTTCTAGTTCTCTTTATATTATCATTTCTCCACATACAAGCCATTCTGATTTTTATTGTCTCCATCATTCATTTTTCCTCTAATATTGTCAAGTTTTATCAGACTAAACCTTCAGAAATACTTCTGTGAAAAATGAAGAGGACAAAAACTCCAAATgtggtgtttgtgtttgtgttcaggtgtgtttgttgctgatgcagtgaagtCAGAGTCAGTGACTGAgggagaatcagtctctctgaaCTCTAGTCTCACTCAAATACAGACACATGAAGAGATCGAGTGGAAGTTTGGTGACTTTCTCATAGCTAGTGTAAAGAACAACAAGAGCAAGTCTTATGATGGAAGTGCTgctgggagattcagagacagactgaaactggatcagactggatctctgaccatcatcaacagcagaaccacagactctggactttatacagtctccagcagcagcagagacACGATCAACACGATCAATCTCACTGTCTATGGTGAGGAGAGAATtacttattttatatacagtcCTGATCATGTTTACATACACCTTGCagaaacaaaatgcatgttatttttattatcaaaaaacaaaacaaaaaaacaaacacccaTGGATCAATGATTCTTGGCTCAACATCCATTACTTATAAAGATAAATacattaaactaaaaaatatatatacattcataaCTTTTCAAGCTCTACTTAACATATTCTAGTGTGTGCAACAGAAAAATGTACACTAAAAGGTGAACATAAGCGTATACATAAAGTAAATGAAAAAGCGTAAGTAACATCAATAGCATTACAACTCggttaaaattaagtaaatctaACTTAAAAATTGACATATTTGTAAGCTGTATGATATGCAAATCTTATATCCAGCCAGTGAGCGAAGCTGGAGCCATTTTGAAGTGATGTGGTGAACTGTGTCAAGCTGTctttaaagaaaataagtaaaatattaGAGCTTGACTTTTTAAACACTCATAAACAAATGTTTGTGTTAGTGCGCTTCTAAACCGGAAGCACAATACGTTTTCTGAGGCGTGATGTGGTGACGATGATGAAAGGAGGTAAGCTAAagcttatttttatattaacaaagtaaaacattacattttgactttttaaacattaattaaaacacatttatttgttaGAGGGATGTATTCCTTAACTGGAAGCACAACACAACATTTTCTGAAGCGTGATGTGGTGAAGATGGTGAAAGGAGGTAAGCTAAagcttatttttatattaacgAAATAAAATATGAGTGTGTCGTCTAACGTccagttgtttatttatttttgtattcatggggatttgttaattattttgagctaTGATTTCTTCAACAATCAAAAACGTGTTATTTATAAATGCTTTGCAACTAGCTTTATATTTAGATTAAGTGTACATGTAAGTTTATTGCACATGaatcaagaaaccagtttgcacaaaagtatattttatagaTGTGCGCGCTTCCATCGAACAGATTGTTGAGTGCTTGCTTTTAATACATAGTGTTTGCATGTATTCATGAAGATTGCATTAGATAAAAACTAACCAGGGTTGGGaagattacttttaaaatgtatttcactacagatcacaaaatacatgctttaaaaagtaatttgtaaaGTATTTCGTTAGATTACCCAAGTTTTGTAACTTAATTTTTTAGAATACTTTGAAATACTAATAagaatgtaacacaaaaacatggtaattgcaagtttttatctcacaattctgactttttttctcagaattgcgtgatataaagttgaaATTACGAGTTGTAAATTCAGaaatgtgatataaacttgcaatatTGAGAAAAGTCATAATTCTAAGGATAAAAACTTTTCGaggaaaaaaggcagaattgtgagatataaattcacaattttacagaaaaaaagtcagaattgcaaaaaaaagttagaattgtgagaaaaaataacagaattatGATAAAAACTcgtaattttccagaaaaaagtcagaaatgcgagaaaataagtcagaattgtgagatataaactcgcaattccaaaaaagatttttcagaATTTCTAAAAGTCAgagtttttatcacgcaattctgactttataacttgtaactGTGATTAAATCTtctaattctgactttataaaatgcaattgtgagtttaaatctcacagttgtgaggaaaaaagtcagaattaccttTTTTCACAGTTTCATGTTAAGATCAAAATTAGAAAGAGAAACAAAgcatataacatttaaaatgggcCATTATTCTGGCAGCAACAGGTGTGCAataccattttaaaatatttattatgtagaattgcatgcattaaaaaatataaaccaagcagctttatGCTTAGATCATGGAAATAAGAGGCTGCGTTAATTTATTCCCACTAATTTCcctgtttttaaaatgacatgcatCATTTTGAGATAAAATGCAATACAGAAAACCATTTCAGCTATagtgcatatttttttaaacaggagatttaaatatttaaataataaatagaatattattacactacatattatattattctcATTATTCCAAGGATATGTAATTTCATTTACAGCAGACAATCATGCGACTGACCGGGTGAGCAGCGCACATGTTCCCACAAAACTCGCTCCTTCACTGTGAATAAATTGCCACCGGAATGCATGAGTTTTAATACTGAAGATGGCAGGAAGATtgacaattttaaaaatacactttttttgtaTTCTCCAAATTTTCTGTAATATGTAATATCCACATTTGTGAGGAAAAGAACACttataataacaaaacaaactatTTGCAAATTAGCATAAATCACATTGATTAATTTTACAATCTTGCTAGCCTGTTATTTagagtaaaaagaaaaaatacttcTGGTAAGGGAGCTGGTGTTTTGAGGCACTCCCTGTCATGCCGGTCTATATATACCACTGCAGTAGACACATCCTGCAGTTTCAAGGTTAATGATTAATTgatcattcatttaaatgatgATCGATCATGGGAATTTGTGTAAATTAACATCCTTACTTTAAACCTCAATAATCAGCTTAATGATAACAGTAAATCAATTTCAcccaaataaaacagaaatgaaacaacatttatttattaaatataaaggtgttttcttcttatttcaaaatattctatctcattttgtgttatataaattcattatatttttcccattttaaaacaatctgaAACTGCAAAGTAATGCAAGTAAATACACATTTGCTATGCTTTACTTTAGGATGGTCATGGTGACCTTGAGGAACTGGAACAGCACACACACTGATCACGAAGGTGGATTCATGGATGACGGGAACTTTCTTTTTGTcaaattgtcacattttttattcaGAAGCGCTACAGTCATGATTTTTGATTTCAGATGATATAAGTTGTAGTTGTTTCCTGAGTAGTATTGCAATCTCTGTcaaaaaacgtctcggttacgtatgtaaccctcgttccctgaaggagggaacggagatgcatgtcagtagtgaccgacgaattgggatatcgccagagagccctatcagcttcaagtgaactaaaacaagccaatggaattggcgtgcgatatttgcataatgcgcaccgcctcCGTCAGGTGGAATAAATAggaagcagatgcaatcgcactctgtttttcgctgaggaggcAACTGGTgtccgcactacagcgaggCCACAGGAACTGTGGCGATGGGACGTGCGTCTCCATTCCCTGAAGTAGGGacataaccgagacgttccctttcagttggtcacgttcgacgtacgtcaatagtgaccgacgaattgggatcccaaataaaacgCCACAGTTACAGACCCCTTCCAGCGCCCAgtgcaagctctagccacccgccGCACCAGTGGGGCggagaagggggcgagcttacactgagagagtctactgctgttccgcaaGACCCACTACAGGAGATTTAGACAACACTGGGGAAGTGAACCCATAGGGGACACTGCAGAGACCACTACCTACCAtgcaggggaggaatttacatggagatacacatatggactggccgtgggcagtacgcatatggagtccctagGATAGCTCCAGCCTAAGcatagggggagactcatctgacaggtgacggcagagctggctctgctaagggaaaAACACGGGCTCACCGTGGGGAGTTGCCCGTGgacaatacacatatgggaccaCTCACATGGAGGGGTCACAACATATGGCACCCAGCCAAACATCAATGTCGGTGACGgacgtttggcctggcatcagacactccgcaatgtccgagctgCAAGGGGAGGcagaggaactcgacagggtttgccaagcggggaactcgactggagtaaaggATGCCCGTATCCGGCCCAGAGGGTGGGaatggcattgcaagccgacacttaGAACGGGTTCTTCGCATCTACCGGCTGCTGGAAGCGAGTACATGGGAAGATActggttctacacgaaggctatagaatctagcgaacatGTTAGGTGTCGCCTAGCCCGCAAccctatccagtgggccatcctctgcttggagacagcctttcccttctgctggcctccgtaacagacaaagagctgatctgaggtcctgaaacttcgcgttctgtccacgtacaggcgcagacgggacagagcaaaggtAGGGCTGgatctgcctcctccgaaggcagcactttcaggttcactacctgatcttgGAACCTTGGGCACGTATCCAGGCCGAGGTCTcgggataacgtgagagtcaccgggcccgaattccaggcacgattcgtcgaccgaaaatgtgtgcaggtcccctaccctcttgagcgaggccaatgcaaccaggaggacggtcttaagggacagtacttttaactcaacTGATTGtaaaggctcgaagggatgaccccggagagatgtaagtaccaggttgagatcccaagagggtatggagggagggTGAGGTGGattagtctcctcgcccccctcaggaaCTTGACGATCAGAACGTGCTTCCCCAAAGACTTACCATCGACTGCGTCGTGATGTGCGGCAATAGTGGCAACATACACTTTGAgagtggagggagacagccttcgctccaagcCATCTTGCAGGAAGGAGAGCACAGATCTGATTGagcatgatcgggggtcctctcggtgaGAGGAGCACCATTcaacgaacaggttccacttcaacgcaTAGAGGCTCCTCGtggaaggagctctagcggaagtgatagtgtctacaaCCGACTTGGGGAGATCActtagaacctccgcgtcccgtccagggaccacacgttttagtttccacaggt contains:
- the LOC127508059 gene encoding hepatocyte cell adhesion molecule-like isoform X6; this translates as MFIFVCLCLWSLTGVFVADAVKSESVTEGESVSLNSSLTQIQTHEEIEWKFGDFLIASVKNNKSKSYDGSAAGRFRDRLKLDQTGSLTIINSRTTDSGLYTVSSSSRDTINTINLTVYARLPVPVISSNSSLNSSSSSSSSSCSLVCSAVNVSHVTLSWFKGNSVFSSIRVSDLSSRSDLLLHLECVDDSYSCVLNNPIRNQTQHLNNTQLCHTCAAVSLTVLISAAAAAAGSLLIVAAVGIFCICRKHRNTHREETQAEEITYADPTFYKRNRHKSRATEEDNVVYAGVSRC
- the LOC127508059 gene encoding hepatocyte cell adhesion molecule-like isoform X1, translated to MFRRVSGYDYYHSSVVKLFHKLLKKMFIFISLCLCQAGVFVADAVKSESVTEGESVSLNSSLTQIQTHEEIEWKFGDFLIASVKNNKSKSYDGSAAGRFRDRLKLDQTGSLTIINSRTTDSGLYTVSSSSRDTINTINLTVYARLPVPVISSNSSLNSSSSSSSSSCSLVCSAVNVSHVTLSWFKGNSVFSSIRVSDLSSRSDLLLHLECVDDSYSCVLNNPIRNQTQHLNNTQLCHTCAAVSLTVLISAAAAAAGSLLIVAAVGIFCICRKHRNTHREETQAEEITYADPTFYKRNRHKSRATEEDNVVYAGVSRC
- the LOC127508059 gene encoding hepatocyte cell adhesion molecule-like isoform X4 — translated: MPKNINDMDMFIFVCLCLWSLNGVFVADAVKSESVTEGESVSLNSSLTQIQTHEEIEWKFGDFLIASVKNNKSKSYDGSAAGRFRDRLKLDQTGSLTIINSRTTDSGLYTVSSSSRDTINTINLTVYARLPVPVISSNSSLNSSSSSSSSSCSLVCSAVNVSHVTLSWFKGNSVFSSIRVSDLSSRSDLLLHLECVDDSYSCVLNNPIRNQTQHLNNTQLCHTCAAVSLTVLISAAAAAAGSLLIVAAVGIFCICRKHRNTHREETQAEEITYADPTFYKRNRHKSRATEEDNVVYAGVSRC